GAGCTCCAGAATTACAAGGCTGTTTGTTGTTTCTGAGAGCATTTTTGAGAATTTGTCGAACATTATGTTTATGTCATAGAATTTATATTCATGAGGTAATTCTATGTTTTTGCTTTTTACCGAAAAGCTTTCTTTTATGGCTTCAAAATATAATCTTAAAGCCATATCAGTTGGAATTCTTCCGGCGCTGGAATGTGGCTGGAAGATGAGTTTTAGATGCTGTAATTTTTGCATGTCGTTTCTAATGGTTGCTGAGCTAACATTCAGGTTTGATTTTTTTAAAATTTCCGATGAACTTACCGGTTTTTTTTCTTTTATAAAATTTTCTATGATTGAGAAAAGTACTTTTTTTTGCCTATTGCTCAGTTCTCTGGGCATTTTATCACTCCTTTTTTTTGAGTGCTAATTATATGATAACATAAAAAAAGGGTTGTAAAAAATTAAATATTAGTGTAAAATTAGTTAAGAAATGAAATAATATAAGGGGTGTGGTTAAATGCTGGGACATGAGATTGTTGAGATTTTAGACGACCTGATTATTGAGTATAATTTTCCGCTTGATAAGAACTATACGTTTTTTACCAACAATACAAACAAGATTAAGCCTGGATCGGTTTTCGTTTGTATTAAAGGTACTTTTTTTGATGGGCATGATTTTATCAAGACCGCTATTGAATTTAATGCATCTTTAATTATTTCTGAGGATGCTAAGAAAACACAATTTGATTTTCCTTATATTCTTGTAAGCGATACTAAACAGGCTTATGCCCTGCTTAATTATGCATATTATAACATAGACTTTAATGATTTTAACTTTATTGGCGTTACCGGAACTAATGGAAAAACTACTGTTATTTCTTTAATCCATTATGTTCTGACGCAAGCTGAAAAAAATAGTTCTCTTATTAGCACTGTGGGTATTAAATTGAATAATGAATTATTGTATGAACCGTATAATACTACACCAGGAGTTGATGAGATTGCCAGAATCTTAAATCTATCAAAGGAACGGAATATTGAAAATATCTGTCTTGAGGTTTCTTCTCATGCTCTTGCACAGAATAGGGTTTATAAGATTCCGTTTTCTATTGCTATTTTAACCAATATTACCAGGGACCATCTGGATTATCATAAGGATTTTGAAGAGTACAAAGAAATTAAGATGTCTTTATTCAGACATCTTAAGGATGATGGTATTGGAATCATTAATTTAGACTGCAATAATGTAGATGAAGTTCCATTGGAAAGAGACAGAATTGTTACATATGGGTTTACTAATGTTGCAGATTATGTTATTTCTGATGTGGAATATAATAATTCGCAAATGGTGTTTACCATTAAGGAGCCTGATGGAACTGAGAATAAGATACACACGCATTTAATAGGAGAATATAATGCTCAGAATCTTACAGCAGCTTTTGTTGCTTTGAGAAATATGGGAATAGATAGAGAAATAATTCGTCATGGTTTTCTTGAATTTCCCGGTGTTCCAGGAAGGTTTCAGCTTGTTGAGAATACCCGCGATGTGGAGTATAAGGTTTATATTGATTTTGCTCACACTCCAGATGCTCTTGAAAAGGTTTTGACAAGTGCCAGGAAGATTACAAAGGGAAGAATTATTCTGGTTTTCGGCGCAGGTGGCGCTGCGGATATTGGAAAACGAAAGATTATGGGTGAAATTGCCTCTAAATATAGTGATTTAATTGTTATTACAGATGATGATCCCAAGAATGATGATCCTGATGAGATTATTGAGCATATTCTTGAAGGAATTGATAAGAGTAAGCCGTATATTGTGATAAGGAATAGACGCACTGCTATTAAGGCTGCTGTTAGTTTTGCTTCAAGGGATGATATTGTGATTATTGCCGGAAGAGGGCATGAGAAGTTCCAGTTGTATGAAAATGGAAAAAAGATACCTTTTAACGATTATGAGGTGGCTTATGAGATTGTGCAAAAGTTTAGAAAGGTGATGAAGCGATGAGCAAATTTGTTTTTGATTCTCGCCAGGTTGAAGATGGGGATATTTTTGTGGCTATTAAAGGCGAAAGGAATAATGGCCATGATTTTGTCAATGAAGCTTTTAAAAAAGGTGCCGTTAAGGCTATTGTTGAGGAAGAAAGGGATTATAATGGCGAGGTTTTGCTTGTTGATAATGTAATTGATTTTTTAAATAGAGAGGCTTCTAAGATTCTCGTTGATAATTCAAAGATTCGTATAGGTATTACCGGTTCAAATGGAAAGACTACCACAAAGAATTTTCTTGCTCATTTGCTGGCCTATGGATTTAAGGTTTTTAAAACAGAGAAGAATTATAATACAGAGATTGGAATTCCTTTAAGTATTTTGAATAATTATTCAGGCGAACCTGTTTCCATTGTTGAGATGGGGTTGAGAAAAGAGGATGATATAGGCTTTTTGACGAGATTGTATAAGCCCAATGTTTCTATTTTGTTGAATATAGGCACTGCACATCTTCAATTTTTTGAAAAGCGAGAAAAAATTGCTTCTGAAAAGTTGAAAATTGTTTTTGAGATGGAGAAACCCGGCATTGTTTTTGTTAATGGCGATGAGGAGTTGCTCAATATTGATTATCCTGAAGATGTAAAGGTTTTTAGATTTGGAGAAAATGAAAATAATGATGGCGTTTTAATTGATTTTGATTATTTAAACGGCAATACGCGTGTTTTTTATAATATTTATAATGAAGATGTGATGCGCACATTACAGGGAATCTGGAGTAAAGGACAGTTAATTGATGCACTTGCAGCTTTACTGGTTTCCCTTTATTTTGAGATTCCTTTAGATCCATTTTATATTTTTTCTTTTAAATTGCCTGAAAAACGATTT
This is a stretch of genomic DNA from Marinitoga piezophila KA3. It encodes these proteins:
- a CDS encoding UDP-N-acetylmuramoyl-L-alanyl-D-glutamate--2,6-diaminopimelate ligase, whose protein sequence is MLGHEIVEILDDLIIEYNFPLDKNYTFFTNNTNKIKPGSVFVCIKGTFFDGHDFIKTAIEFNASLIISEDAKKTQFDFPYILVSDTKQAYALLNYAYYNIDFNDFNFIGVTGTNGKTTVISLIHYVLTQAEKNSSLISTVGIKLNNELLYEPYNTTPGVDEIARILNLSKERNIENICLEVSSHALAQNRVYKIPFSIAILTNITRDHLDYHKDFEEYKEIKMSLFRHLKDDGIGIINLDCNNVDEVPLERDRIVTYGFTNVADYVISDVEYNNSQMVFTIKEPDGTENKIHTHLIGEYNAQNLTAAFVALRNMGIDREIIRHGFLEFPGVPGRFQLVENTRDVEYKVYIDFAHTPDALEKVLTSARKITKGRIILVFGAGGAADIGKRKIMGEIASKYSDLIVITDDDPKNDDPDEIIEHILEGIDKSKPYIVIRNRRTAIKAAVSFASRDDIVIIAGRGHEKFQLYENGKKIPFNDYEVAYEIVQKFRKVMKR
- a CDS encoding UDP-N-acetylmuramoyl-tripeptide--D-alanyl-D-alanine ligase, translated to MSKFVFDSRQVEDGDIFVAIKGERNNGHDFVNEAFKKGAVKAIVEEERDYNGEVLLVDNVIDFLNREASKILVDNSKIRIGITGSNGKTTTKNFLAHLLAYGFKVFKTEKNYNTEIGIPLSILNNYSGEPVSIVEMGLRKEDDIGFLTRLYKPNVSILLNIGTAHLQFFEKREKIASEKLKIVFEMEKPGIVFVNGDEELLNIDYPEDVKVFRFGENENNDGVLIDFDYLNGNTRVFYNIYNEDVMRTLQGIWSKGQLIDALAALLVSLYFEIPLDPFYIFSFKLPEKRFELKEYNGKIVINDAYNASKESFFSAFESIEKMDVDRKVLIMGRVLEITDEVEYHMEIINEAKKVFDKIYFYDPEEFFDFEGIEYLRNSDDVLNVLNAESGLIYVKASNGTGLGAIVEKILNEKNNKQ